The Paenibacillus sp. FSL H7-0357 nucleotide sequence ACCCCGTACTGTAAGATTTTCTCCGAAGGAACCAAAGGGAAGCTCCATGCATAGCTCCTGTTCCCAGTCATCGTAATATTCTTCAGGATAAGCGCAAACCGCTTTGTCTAGTCCACCATGTCTGATTTTATTCGCCTGTTCATCTCCTTGCAAACCTAGAACGGATAAGAACACCTGGTCTTTTGTTGGCTTCTTCGTGATCGCAGACAATACGCGTTTCCCTTCACATTCAATCCATCCGGCTTTTCCAATGTTCACAGAACAGATTTGCATTCTGATTCCACTCTCCTTAAACCGCTGTATCCGTCTGCAGCTCCTTTTGCATTAGAGCGACTTTCTGATTCTGTGCATTACGGATTAGTTGATAGATGGCCACTCCACAGAGAACCAGCAGACCAGCCACAAGCGAAAACATCATTCCCCCGCCAAAATACTCAAAGATCAGTCCGAAGCAAATGGGGCCGAGGATTTTGGGGATTTGCATATATAAGCCAAAGATAGAGTTATATCTTCCTCTCATGCCTGCAGGTGCGGCAATGGAAACATATTTTTGCAAATGGATGATGCCTATAATTTCGCCTACGGTAAAAATCAGCTCCGTGACCACTAATACGAGGAAAGATGCAGCAAATCCATAACCCAGACTTACGATGGCAAACAGCACATAACTTATCAATATCATGGACTGCGGTGATTTGTTTTCCGTCTTCTTTGGCAGCCAGACCATGAGCAGAATCACAACAATAGAATTAATCGTCATAAGTCCGGCAAAGATGGAGGATGCGTTAGAAAAGTTTGTTTTCAGATGCAGCGGAAGAGTGGTTTCCACCTGTGAGTACAGTAATCCCACAGGAAGCGCGAACAAGGTCAACAGGTACAACAATCTATGTTCCCGGTATGGAAGTCTGGTCGAATGGGCCGCAGGCTTATCGGGCTGCAGGACCTCTTCCGGTCGTGTCTCCGGCACCTTCCACCAAATGAGCAAAGCAAACAAAACAAAAGAAGCCGAACAAATCACAAAGATAACACTCTGGTTCAATAGATACACGGCCAAGCCCAGCAAAGGCCCCAGCGCACCGCCAACATTGACTGCACCATGAATAAGGGCAAAGGCTTCCGCACGTTTCTCCTCGGGAACAATGTCAGAAATCTGGGCATTGGCTGCTGGCAGAAACATCGGCATCCCCATGCCCCCAAGTACAGAAATCAGAATCAGCATCCACAGGGTATCGGCAAATATAAAACCAAGCATGGACAAAGCCTGAATAGCCAATGATACAAGCATAACCGGCTTGCGCCCGTAACGGTCAGCCAGCCCCCCGCCCCAGAAGCTGAGCATAATTCCCGCCAGCGGTTGAAGACCTACAACCAGCAGAGGCATCAGCACAGTTCCACCAAGCTTATCCGAAATATAAAAAATGAGAAAAGGCCGGATCATAAATGTAGTTAATGCACATAATCCGGTTCCAAACACTCGAATCCATAGTATGGGGTCATGTCGTCTAAAATAAGAAAACGTAAGCCGCATGAAAGAATCAACCTCTCTTCATTCTATTCAACAATGCCCATATGTCCGTTACTCTCAAGCGACAACTCCCAGGTGCGCAATTCATAATTCTCTTTGCCCGAAAGGACATAAGGATCACGCTCTGCTATCTGCACCGCTTCTTCTCTGGACGCAGCGCGGATAATGACCATACCGCCGGCATAATCCGTAAACGGCCCGCACAATACCAGCTTCCCCTCCCGGTCAAGCTCCCGTAAATGGTTTACATGGGCGCGAATGAGTTCAAGACTCATTTTTTCATTCGTTGCATGGCTGAGCAAAATAACATAACGAATATCTTCATCTCTGGTAACATAGCTCATTTGTACATTCCCCTTTTTTATTAGACTGTGATCCGATCTGCAGACTCTGGTGTGGAATGCAGCCAGCAGTGCGTATCATCAGCTAAATAGTCGTGATACAGGCCATAAGCAACCCCGCGGCAGCCCCCGCATTTTTCCCGAATTCCGCATTGTCCGCAGTTTCCGCCCAGGTTGCTCCGGTCACGCAATTGCTGGATAACAGGCGAGCTGTCCCAAATCTCTTTTAAGGGGCGCTCATGGACATTGCCTAAATGTACCGGAAGCATAACACAGGGAGTGACCCAACCATCTGCAGAAATATACCCTTGCGCCATACCGGCTTGGCAGCCTCGGAAGCCCTCCTGGCAGGCTAAAGTGGGATCAACCAAAGCCATTTGCGCCAAGTGGCTGCTGAACTTCATACGCCCTTTAAGCTGCTCCCTCTTGTTCACCCACAGCATCGCCAATGATTTCCATTGCTCGGGAAGCAAGTCCATGCTTTGACTTCCCCGGCCTACAGGCACGAACTGGGACAGATTGAACAGATGAACTCCTTTGGATAAGGCAAATTCAATGACCTGCTCGGTATGATGCACATTTTCCTTGTGGGGAGTAAAGCAGATATGTGTCTGGAGTCCTGACTCCAGAGAAGCATCAATGGCACGTTCCACACGATTAAACAGCCCCTTCAGCCCTCTCACTTCATCATGCGTCTGGCCTATGCCATCGAGGCTGATCTGGATGCGCTGAAGTCCTAACCCTCTTAATTCCTTCGCTCTTTTCAGATTCAGACCCCAGCCGTTGGTTCCCAGACCCACCTGCATATGATGATGAACGGCATGCTCGATGATCTGTTCGATATCCGCCCGAAGCAGCGGCTCTCCGCCAGATAAGGCCAAATCAATACAACCCATATCCGCCAGCTCGTCAATTAACTGCAAAGCCCGCGCCTGATCCAGTTCTCCCGGAAGACAGGTTCCAGAGCTTGACGAGCAATGTATGCAGTGGGCATTACACAAATTAGTAACCGACCAGACCATATGTACAGGATAGCGGAACCATTCCTCCACCATGTTTAGACCAGCTCCGTTTCTTGTGATTATCCGTATATTTCAAAGCACTCCTGGTTGTTAAAGTACTGCGCAATTATATTTTGAAGGTCACCTATACTGATCTGATCAATGAATGTCAGGAGTTCGTCCAGAGGAACCATACGTCTATGACGCATCCAGGCCTGGGCAATTGAGACCGAACGGCTGTGGGATACGGAAGCATCCAGGGCCATTTGTGTTTTTACTTTTTGCTTGGCACGGTTGTATTCGCGTGGTGTGATCCTTCCAGCCTCCATCTGGCGCAGCTCGGCCAGCATCTTTTCTCGGATCGCCTCCAGCTGAGCTGCCCTTGCCAAACCGTAGATTTTGAACAGTCCTTTGCCGCCCAATACGGAGTATACACAGGTGATCTGCTGGGCGAATCCAGGGGCAACGATCACATTATAGAACCTTGAGCCGATGTAATTATCGTCGCCCAGCAAGGTACATAGCAAATGGACTGCGTAATGTTCTTTATCTTCAAGCGGCGGGAGACTCCAGGCCCATACTGAGTAACATAGCTCTGCACGCTTTTGCGAAAGGTTAACCACCGCAGGTTGTGCCATTAGAGGCTGTTCAAGCCCGACCGGAAGCATAGGCTCCTCCCAATCCTGTAAAGCTTGCAGGCAGGACTCCAGGCCGCTGCATTTCTCAAGGCTGCCGGAAATCACCAGCAGAATATTGGAGGGAATATAATGCCGCCGGTGAAATTGTCTAAGCTCCAGAGCGCTCAGTTTTAGAATATCTTCATCGAGACCAATCAGCAGTTTGCCGAGACGTCCCGGATACACGTATTGATGGAGCGCATGAGTGAGTCTGCTCCGCGGTTCCTCTAATTGTCTTGATAATTCTTTGCGGATAATATTCTGTTCCAGACCAAAATCTTCTTCCCGCAATAGAGGCTGACGAATCATATCCACTAATGGAAAAAAGATTCCGGGCAATTCTTCAGGGGTGGAACGGCTGTAGAAGCAAGTATATTCCCAGGTGGTAAAAGCATTCATAGTCCCTGTCATTTGAGTGAACTCGGGACTCATGGCTCCCTTCGGATAGAGCAGCGACCCCCGAAAAAGCAGATGCTCCAGCGCATGTGCTATACCTGTCTGTTTCGGGGACTCATGTCTTGCCCCGCTCAGTACAAAAAATCCGGCCGTCACACTTGCCATTGAAGGCATATCCTCCGTGATTACGTTCAGACCATTTGGATACTTCCACTGCGAGTAGGCCATAACGTCCTCCTAATGATTCAATACTAGCGCTGAAGCGGATACCGGACCCAACGTCACCACACCCATTTCTGCAGTCGGGGCGGCGTTCTGTAATGCGGACTGAATCGCCTCCGGAGTAACCGAACTTATGGCTTCTTTCATGGCCGTTAATGTCCCGGGGTATCCCGGATACCATGAGGCGGTCAACAGCGTGTTCATTCTGGAAGCTGTGCTCTCTGACCTTAGGACCATCTGGTTTAAAAGCTGGTTTTGGGCGGCCTTGACCTCCTCCCTGCTCATTCCGTTATTCCTGATTTGCTCCATTTCTTGAACGATGGCAGATGCCGCCCAGGATACGGAATTCGGTCCGGTGGCCAAATAAAAGGTCATGA carries:
- a CDS encoding YciI family protein, with the protein product MSYVTRDEDIRYVILLSHATNEKMSLELIRAHVNHLRELDREGKLVLCGPFTDYAGGMVIIRAASREEAVQIAERDPYVLSGKENYELRTWELSLESNGHMGIVE
- a CDS encoding radical SAM/SPASM domain-containing protein; amino-acid sequence: MVEEWFRYPVHMVWSVTNLCNAHCIHCSSSSGTCLPGELDQARALQLIDELADMGCIDLALSGGEPLLRADIEQIIEHAVHHHMQVGLGTNGWGLNLKRAKELRGLGLQRIQISLDGIGQTHDEVRGLKGLFNRVERAIDASLESGLQTHICFTPHKENVHHTEQVIEFALSKGVHLFNLSQFVPVGRGSQSMDLLPEQWKSLAMLWVNKREQLKGRMKFSSHLAQMALVDPTLACQEGFRGCQAGMAQGYISADGWVTPCVMLPVHLGNVHERPLKEIWDSSPVIQQLRDRSNLGGNCGQCGIREKCGGCRGVAYGLYHDYLADDTHCWLHSTPESADRITV
- a CDS encoding M16 family metallopeptidase, whose product is MAYSQWKYPNGLNVITEDMPSMASVTAGFFVLSGARHESPKQTGIAHALEHLLFRGSLLYPKGAMSPEFTQMTGTMNAFTTWEYTCFYSRSTPEELPGIFFPLVDMIRQPLLREEDFGLEQNIIRKELSRQLEEPRSRLTHALHQYVYPGRLGKLLIGLDEDILKLSALELRQFHRRHYIPSNILLVISGSLEKCSGLESCLQALQDWEEPMLPVGLEQPLMAQPAVVNLSQKRAELCYSVWAWSLPPLEDKEHYAVHLLCTLLGDDNYIGSRFYNVIVAPGFAQQITCVYSVLGGKGLFKIYGLARAAQLEAIREKMLAELRQMEAGRITPREYNRAKQKVKTQMALDASVSHSRSVSIAQAWMRHRRMVPLDELLTFIDQISIGDLQNIIAQYFNNQECFEIYG
- a CDS encoding MDR family MFS transporter, with the protein product MRLTFSYFRRHDPILWIRVFGTGLCALTTFMIRPFLIFYISDKLGGTVLMPLLVVGLQPLAGIMLSFWGGGLADRYGRKPVMLVSLAIQALSMLGFIFADTLWMLILISVLGGMGMPMFLPAANAQISDIVPEEKRAEAFALIHGAVNVGGALGPLLGLAVYLLNQSVIFVICSASFVLFALLIWWKVPETRPEEVLQPDKPAAHSTRLPYREHRLLYLLTLFALPVGLLYSQVETTLPLHLKTNFSNASSIFAGLMTINSIVVILLMVWLPKKTENKSPQSMILISYVLFAIVSLGYGFAASFLVLVVTELIFTVGEIIGIIHLQKYVSIAAPAGMRGRYNSIFGLYMQIPKILGPICFGLIFEYFGGGMMFSLVAGLLVLCGVAIYQLIRNAQNQKVALMQKELQTDTAV